In Podospora pseudocomata strain CBS 415.72m chromosome 4, whole genome shotgun sequence, the genomic stretch tccatcccctgtCCGCCCCTATCATACAACCTCGtgaacccctccctcttctgtCGGTGCTGACCCGGCACCATCGGCAGCGGCTTCTGCCCTCTGGTGATAGTACTGGCGGTATTCTGCGACGTCCCACTAGCAAGTGGATCAACCTTGAGATTCCTAGCATAGTATTCTTCCCTCGTCGACAAAGCAGGCATATGCGACTTCCTCGTCGGCCCGACACACCCCAGCAGAGGAGCTAAGAAGGGGAGATTCCCGCAGGTGATGCCGACCGACATTTCGAGGTAGGTCCACACGCCGGTTTGGACCTGGGACGAGTTGAAGATGTCCCTGTCGGAGCCGATGAGGGCTATCCAGCGGAAGAAGCTGGCTACGAGGACGCTGGTTTGGTTAGTTCCTGggagtagtggtggtggaaagggagggggaaggacGTACAAAATACCGAGACTAAAGACCCCCACTAAGCCGATTtttgtcctcctcggcacccGAAGTTTCATCAACGGCGGAATGGGCATCACGAAAATGATGACGTCCCCTAGCGAGCTGATGATTGCGTTGGGGACACCCATCCTGTGGACTGGGTCTTGGAGGCAGGAGCCGGTTTGGTCCTTATCCcagaagaaggaagggggtttGCACTGGAGGGTTGTGCCCAAAACATTGGCGACTGCCCAGCAGGCTGTGAGGATGGCGACGATCCAGGAGATGCGCCGGAAGGTGGCGCCTTGGAAGATTGTCAtgtggaagatgatgaaggagagtttgatgaggaagagggttgggggttggagtttCTGGATGATCCAGATCATGAGGAGGAATTCTTTGAAGCGTTCTTTCCCGAGGACAGGGATTGGGACGCCTTGGTTGGGTAAACCTGTTGTTTTTGTTAGTCCCAGAGTGTGATTAAAGGATACCTAATTCAAGTATGTGGAAAAAGGATGTTGTACCGTAGAGCAAACATGCCACTGTTCCATAGCTCAGTATTAGACCACCCGTCATACACCAGTCTTCCCTTCGTAACTCCTTTATGATCTTTAGCCGCGCGTATATTCTCGCTACGTGTGACCCAGTTGACAGGATCAGGCCGATGACCACGGTGGCGAGGATGTACTGTTGTTTTTGCTCCGTGCTGAAGTTGTCCAGTTGGACCATCTTGGCGATCTTGTAGGGCAGTGCTCAAATCTAGTGGTCAAGGATGGGAAGCAAATCCTTTGCCATTCACTGATCTCAAACGATTGCTGGGGTGAGGTGGATAAATTGCGCCGGAACCGAAGAGTAGGATCTGTGGAGGATGAACGCGGAGAATTAAGAGGGAAAAGCTTTGACAACGAGAAAGGTGAACCTGGAAGACGAACACTGGGACCCCGGAGTTATCTGTGTCCTGGTACCAACGGGAAGGATTTATGTCTTGCGTGCTTCAGTGCTACATCAAGTCAAGTTGTACGTGCCTCATGGTGGTCAAGAACGGCAGATGTGCCACTGAGGTTTCTGGGGCATGACAGGGGAGGGGTCGACGGTTACCAGGATCCCGGGAATCCCATTGCAGCAGTAGGGTGTAGGAGGTTGGTTACACAGGACCTGCAAAGAAAGGAGAGGAATCGCGGCCCCTGGTGTACATCAAGCAGCAATGGTGGACCAGATTGGTGGCCAAGTCCTGGTAGGGCCAAGTCAGACCGCAAGGCCAAGAGCCAAatatcaccaacaagacgATAGTCCTAGTCAGAaagctgctggtggtgtgtggGAAAAGCGTTGCTTTAGTCCCAAGAGACGCAAGGTCAGCAAAATCAACATGCAGATCAGCATGTTCTTTTCCCAAGCGATGTAATGATGGCACAAATAGACACTGCCGCCTGTCAGCTTGTGACACCCTGTTGGCGTCTAATTTCTGGTGTAAGGTTGTAGTACTGATCGTTAGAACTACCGGACAGCCGCGATCCTTCTGTCTTTTCTGGCTGCTCTTGCTTGAAGGATCTGCCCCAGCTCGGGAGAGATGGTTCTGTGATACACCAAATCATGGAACTTTGTGACATGTTGTGAGATCGAGATGACATTCCCGATGACATGCAGACATGAGTTCATCTCACAGTAGGTAGGCCATCACATTGGAGGTTGATATCACAGAGGCACAAGAACGATAGCACAAGTTGCCAAAGTTCGGGAAGGATTTTACGTAGcgtccctccccgcccccgaGTTACTTGCATACACACAAGTGCTATCCACTTGCGGGTCGACCCTTGAACCCCCCCGAGGCATAGCGTGGGGAGGCACAGCCAGCACCCTCCCAGCCGGACTTCACGGAATTCAGCGGACTTGCTACCCTATCcatcaaagaaaaagaaggttCGGCAGTCTCCCGCCCGAGAGCGACACGGCAGAAACGAAAACTTGGGACGAGACAGATGGGGAGTGGAACAGGTGCCATTCTGCATGTCTGGGCCCCCGAAAACTGACGGGATGTCagtggatgatgggtgggtgggcgAGGCCGCTATTGGTCTGTTCAAGATGCGGTTGGCCCTTAGCAGTCCCGGTTTTGGGACTTGTTTTAACTTTTTAAGGCCAAGCCCCCCCCTTCGTGCCTCTTCAAGACTTTGGACTTGGAGTAACACAACAGCGCGGATGTTATTCCTATACGCTTTGCTGGCCTGAAAGAGGAAATTCGCGAAATCCTCGGTGAGATGTTGCAGCGAAAGAATCGCTGCGTACCTTAGGTGTCTTGGCACGTGATGATAGCCCGTTGGTATTACGTGATGATTAGAACTGCAGAAGCCCTCCACGTGCGCCACAGGCATGCAGACATGCCCAGCCACCGGCCACGGCTGCCTCGGGTGAGTTGACAAAGTCCCGGCCGGGTACGAAGGGACCGCACCGAGCCGATTCGGGGCCGGGAGGATCAGGGTCCAAGCTGCATGTCATCGCATCCGATCAGATGACTCGGGGCCGGTCAATCTGATAGATTTTGGGCAAGTTTCGATTTCTTATTTCTATGATGTTCCCTTCGTTTCTCGTACAGTCGTTATTCAGTGATCTTGCTTTCTCAGAGATCTGCAGCCGCCTTAGTATACAAGCCGTTCAACTCTTCCACTTTGTGGTTCTGAAGGAACTCCTTGAATGTCAGCGGCTTGACATCTGGATAGCGCCCATTATCCAGTTTGGTTGGAACATAGGTCTGTCCGTTCATGATATAAGTCTGGTAGTTACTACAACACTGTTAGCTTTCCCACCCATCAAACAACTCGAATGTCTATAAAAAACATACTCAGCCAACCAAGCAAAGATATTTTGCGGCTCTTTCTCGCGCGTGGTCTCCATCTTGGTctgcaactcctccaccgtaCCCAAACAATCCAACCTCGGAGCTACTCCATaaacctcctcaaactcggccgcAAGCTGCTTCGTACTCTTCCTGTCACCAAGAACTGATCCATCATTAGCCACCtgctcacacacacacacacacacatacacacacaactGGCTTAGTTGCCATCACTCACAAGTcacaacccccaccgcctcctcatccagcgCCACGTTGGCAGAATACCTAGCAGCATCATCATaactcaacccctcccaaacctcctccccagtcccccaatacctcatcaccaccccctccccctcccccggcctAAAAACCCCAAAATAATCACTCCAAAGCGTCTCGTAAAAAATCCCAATCAACATATGCACCCCCTTGACCTTCCTCCCGTCCTCCTGGAGAAActccttcaccctcttctGGCAATCCTTCTGAGGGTGCTCCCCATACTGAAGTTTATCATAATCCAGCGTCCAATCCCCCGCGACATACCTTTTCACCC encodes the following:
- a CDS encoding hypothetical protein (EggNog:ENOG503P39M; COG:S), which encodes MVQLDNFSTEQKQQYILATVVIGLILSTGSHVARIYARLKIIKELRREDWCMTGGLILSYGTVACLLYGLPNQGVPIPVLGKERFKEFLLMIWIIQKLQPPTLFLIKLSFIIFHMTIFQGATFRRISWIVAILTACWAVANVLGTTLQCKPPSFFWDKDQTGSCLQDPVHRMGVPNAIISSLGDVIIFVMPIPPLMKLRVPRRTKIGLVGVFSLGIFVLVASFFRWIALIGSDRDIFNSSQVQTGVWTYLEMSVGITCGNLPFLAPLLGCVGPTRKSHMPALSTREEYYARNLKVDPLASGTSQNTASTITRGQKPLPMVPGQHRQKREGFTRLYDRGGQGMDGSLRTLPSEFDMEMQAIDAMGLERESGEELVGDRQGERGRGKGDGGFS
- a CDS encoding hypothetical protein (EggNog:ENOG503P0FN; COG:S) yields the protein MPVTTVGIAGITGRLARLITHHLLALSPTLTIKGYCRDLSKATSYPTLKNIIITQGDPYDPTALRHFVSGCDVVICGFFGDPRLMTEGQKLLIEACETEGVKRYVAGDWTLDYDKLQYGEHPQKDCQKRVKEFLQEDGRKVKGVHMLIGIFYETLWSDYFGVFRPGEGEGVVMRYWGTGEEVWEGLSYDDAARYSANVALDEEAVGVVTFLGDRKSTKQLAAEFEEVYGVAPRLDCLGTVEELQTKMETTREKEPQNIFAWLADNYQTYIMNGQTYVPTKLDNGRYPDVKPLTFKEFLQNHKVEELNGLYTKAAADL